In one window of Reinekea forsetii DNA:
- a CDS encoding M3 family metallopeptidase: protein MGLTTVDGDQWSLNLIELFLKSSSQKNWQDSVSVEITALELGLPSQSSEERFQLLMRLDHKIGSVWSAINLFSLQLSEHSVDSDMEFWLIKVSRKLVDQMEEFCHSISGHNAFVPDIIRLWAELLQVERQFTNLKNSYRDIGKGSASSSSGLLERRQIDPEANAFHIRLKQNGLNQSSAEFTEEHANESRAYFDSLLLELGARSAWLSDIRQFEMDQFRICELDWRDALELVCSSFKFIHLLCETYLNDIIKNQHIRFLKEQNQPDMCVDTPFGSFVQLYFDGSLNGLVRLVHELGHAIHQRLHRESTMGVIPLTEVVSETWAMAFENRFLEHLRTCCPEWVAQVDAFRGFQRIEMSNRHRMLTRFEHSLHAKQIQNEADIDELWLQVNHRFYGPNIHFETEFQSAWKDVGHIFIAPFYLSVYAEAKERADLCDLSSMIQAYCSKRN, encoded by the coding sequence ATGGGTTTAACGACAGTAGATGGCGACCAATGGAGCTTGAATCTGATTGAGTTATTTTTAAAATCCTCTTCACAAAAAAATTGGCAAGATAGTGTAAGCGTTGAGATAACTGCGTTGGAGTTGGGACTGCCTAGTCAATCCAGTGAGGAAAGGTTTCAATTGTTGATGCGTCTGGACCATAAAATTGGCAGCGTGTGGAGTGCGATAAATCTTTTCAGCTTACAGCTATCAGAACATTCCGTTGATTCAGATATGGAGTTCTGGCTCATTAAAGTCAGTCGAAAATTAGTCGATCAAATGGAAGAGTTTTGTCATTCCATTTCAGGTCATAATGCCTTTGTACCGGATATAATTAGGCTTTGGGCTGAGTTGCTACAAGTGGAAAGGCAATTCACTAACCTTAAAAATTCATACAGAGATATTGGCAAAGGCTCGGCATCTTCATCAAGTGGACTATTAGAACGGCGTCAAATAGACCCTGAAGCCAATGCTTTTCATATTCGCTTGAAGCAAAACGGCCTAAACCAGAGTAGTGCCGAATTTACAGAAGAGCACGCAAATGAAAGTCGCGCTTACTTTGACTCACTTTTATTAGAACTGGGTGCGAGATCAGCTTGGCTTTCAGATATCCGTCAGTTTGAAATGGATCAGTTCCGTATTTGTGAACTGGATTGGCGAGATGCATTGGAATTGGTTTGCTCATCTTTTAAGTTCATTCACCTACTGTGCGAGACATATCTGAACGATATCATCAAAAACCAACACATTAGATTCCTGAAAGAACAAAACCAGCCAGACATGTGCGTTGACACTCCTTTTGGAAGCTTTGTTCAACTGTACTTTGATGGAAGCCTCAACGGCTTGGTCAGATTGGTCCATGAATTAGGACACGCTATACACCAAAGGCTGCATCGGGAGTCAACTATGGGTGTTATTCCGCTAACCGAGGTTGTCAGTGAGACCTGGGCCATGGCGTTTGAAAACAGATTTCTGGAGCATCTGCGTACCTGTTGCCCCGAGTGGGTGGCTCAGGTTGATGCCTTTCGAGGGTTTCAACGGATTGAGATGAGTAATAGACACCGAATGCTCACACGGTTCGAACACTCTTTGCATGCAAAACAAATCCAAAATGAAGCCGACATTGATGAATTATGGCTGCAAGTTAACCATCGATTTTATGGGCCTAATATTCATTTCGAAACTGAATTTCAGTCTGCATGGAAGGACGTTGGACATATATTTATTGCACCTTTCTATCTCTCCGTTTATGCCGAAGCAAAGGAACGCGCCGATTTGTGTGATCTTAGCTCTATGATTCAGGCTTATTGTTCTAAAAGGAACTGA
- a CDS encoding TolC family protein, translating to MANEKWIKQAAWIQLVMISGLMPLANVKAETPETLDLRAYLEATLQYHLEQHEYHVLDQAERLSLEDGQRYFWPKITARSSYDEVTSETFTVPTSRNVLSGITTGLDTSWTSWLGTDITLGLEHKYGRQLGKVSQGIPEDKLQVDNFSIEISQPLLKHNSPFYNRLPLLRAQKQWQLYHINGELGRLALLRSAMLDYLKVQESYDRLQIQKNRLKHIQSVGDSVSVLVEEGRSLPIDRDLAQLDVRRQEQSIASARQVVHQNQYALTLPWVSSDNIQVVPLTSLTVLIDWLLPVLDELPLANHHPEYRKQQLNLEGAQLEERARQRDHWPELSAYYRFEKDFRERLPDEENQSWGLRFSYDFFDLKTREDQARLGAEASIARRNAEDQLKRLNWEANRLRQSSEASLAELELDNQVVELSQRAVAYELARYSEGLASYDDVRNRQLDLLDRQLSAQDTSAKLARELIELAYNHQWDWLNRLP from the coding sequence ATGGCGAACGAGAAATGGATAAAGCAAGCAGCATGGATTCAGTTGGTTATGATTTCTGGTTTAATGCCGCTGGCTAACGTTAAGGCTGAAACCCCCGAGACACTGGACTTGAGAGCTTACCTGGAAGCAACGTTGCAGTATCATTTAGAGCAGCATGAGTATCATGTGCTGGACCAGGCGGAACGACTCAGTCTTGAGGATGGCCAGCGCTACTTCTGGCCCAAGATAACAGCGCGTTCGAGTTACGACGAAGTCACATCTGAAACCTTTACTGTGCCAACCAGCCGTAACGTCCTCAGTGGAATTACCACAGGCCTGGACACTAGCTGGACCTCTTGGTTGGGCACTGACATAACTTTGGGGCTGGAGCATAAGTATGGCCGTCAACTTGGCAAGGTGAGTCAGGGGATCCCTGAAGACAAATTGCAGGTAGATAATTTCAGCATTGAAATCTCTCAGCCATTGCTGAAACACAATAGCCCATTTTACAACCGTTTACCCTTGCTTCGGGCTCAAAAACAGTGGCAGCTATACCATATCAATGGTGAACTGGGTCGGCTGGCCTTGCTAAGAAGCGCCATGCTCGATTACCTGAAAGTTCAGGAGTCCTATGATCGACTCCAGATTCAGAAAAACAGATTGAAACACATTCAATCCGTTGGCGATTCGGTCAGTGTTCTGGTTGAAGAGGGTCGTAGCCTCCCCATCGACCGAGACCTGGCACAACTGGATGTACGTCGCCAAGAGCAATCCATAGCCAGCGCTCGTCAAGTCGTTCATCAAAACCAATACGCCTTGACACTCCCCTGGGTAAGTAGTGACAACATTCAGGTCGTGCCGCTGACCTCTTTGACTGTTCTTATCGACTGGTTGCTGCCGGTTTTAGATGAGTTGCCGCTTGCTAACCATCATCCAGAGTACCGCAAGCAGCAACTGAACCTGGAAGGCGCGCAACTGGAGGAGAGGGCCCGTCAGCGCGACCATTGGCCTGAGTTGAGCGCTTACTACCGCTTTGAAAAAGACTTCCGAGAGAGATTACCAGATGAAGAAAACCAATCCTGGGGGCTTCGCTTCAGCTACGATTTTTTTGACCTTAAGACTCGCGAAGATCAAGCGCGCCTGGGCGCTGAGGCCTCTATAGCACGCAGGAATGCTGAAGATCAATTGAAACGCCTGAATTGGGAAGCCAATCGGCTCCGTCAATCTTCGGAAGCCAGCCTCGCTGAACTCGAACTGGACAATCAGGTTGTAGAGTTAAGTCAGCGCGCCGTAGCGTATGAATTAGCTAGATACTCAGAAGGCTTGGCCAGCTATGACGATGTTCGAAATCGCCAGCTGGACCTTCTCGATCGACAATTGAGTGCACAGGATACCAGCGCAAAACTGGCTCGGGAGTTGATTGAGCTGGCCTACAACCATCAATGGGATTGGCTGAACCGCCTGCCTTGA
- a CDS encoding toxin-activating lysine-acyltransferase has product MRQTIQSQLPICELKYSNQLSAFQVIGIVTDLANYHSQYGEQSVFDFISRLTPMLETGQAKIFFDDEHRPYGYASWVLIPENIHQSMLAGEGSEAELAAYFSETTGDRLWFFDFLCPFCTPLMMFQWLKQELACHTNAYLGRYASGSGNAVRRLW; this is encoded by the coding sequence ATGAGACAAACCATCCAAAGTCAGCTGCCAATCTGCGAGCTAAAATATTCTAACCAGCTTTCAGCTTTCCAAGTCATCGGCATCGTGACCGATCTTGCCAATTATCACAGCCAATACGGCGAACAGTCTGTTTTCGATTTTATCTCTCGGTTGACACCAATGCTGGAAACAGGGCAAGCAAAAATATTCTTCGATGATGAGCATCGCCCTTATGGTTATGCAAGCTGGGTCTTGATACCTGAAAACATACACCAATCCATGTTGGCCGGTGAAGGAAGTGAAGCTGAATTAGCGGCATATTTCTCCGAAACTACCGGAGATCGATTGTGGTTCTTCGATTTTCTGTGCCCGTTTTGCACTCCATTAATGATGTTCCAATGGCTTAAGCAGGAATTAGCTTGCCATACCAACGCCTACTTAGGGCGGTATGCATCAGGAAGCGGTAATGCGGTAAGGAGGTTATGGTAA
- a CDS encoding peptidase domain-containing ABC transporter — MLASKAPVKIKEGSLFQFEEAFRLLNQSDSIILVLSQSIIEGYIASSLVLKKINTLKDLRCSWKKIDSIPKSLKAQTVWVVFSDEGDTYLVKKLGGNRFRLSTYDHSGVEVETYEDALGNLTKDLGLTSSGLVIEPVQKTSKSETSTSYVLRHFLIQKSTAKVIISISLVIALLGLATPLGFQTFTDKILPYSAQGSLLVVVALLLLAAIATSVFQCFRDYQESILFAKYQNGLGKEVFSRLLSMNVPYFDSQKVGDLTKLVDQIEEASNFLVRQLLSSVISILSLLVVLPFLFFYSPMLSFIVIGIGLLMALTVGVSLKPLRDRVQKAYTYDASYQSTLIEMVKGMRTIKSLANESHFRHKINICLETNLYGGFHIARLGHIVRAIVNFQSQLITIAVIFFGAQAVFASEMTIGQLIAFNMMAGNVVSPLISLVMTASGWETFKLAKKRLEELQPPEPIALSVSGDDLDLNGPIEFEDVWFQYPVITSEEFQQPNQYVLKGINLTIQSNEIIGIVGGSGSGKSTLVNLLLGFYKPTSGKIKINGYNIDQIPPEVLRARISSVQQTSFLFNTSVLENVHLGRLNSTVADIHQALEASGSSSFVDDMSQKFLTQLSEDGGNLSGGQRQRLAIARALVRKSDILLFDEATSALDNRTEETIKETIYQACQDKTGIIIAHRLNTLSYCNRIVVMQAGEIEVVGTHQELLKGENSYQAMWDAMLKRDSALDRLALQAGQPITNALTPGSDRELGDAL; from the coding sequence ATGTTAGCATCGAAAGCACCGGTAAAAATCAAGGAAGGCTCACTCTTTCAGTTTGAAGAGGCATTTCGACTGTTGAACCAATCGGACAGTATTATCCTTGTGCTTTCTCAGTCTATCATAGAGGGATATATAGCTTCTAGCTTGGTTCTAAAAAAAATCAACACGCTTAAAGATTTGCGATGTTCGTGGAAAAAAATCGATTCCATTCCCAAGTCCCTTAAAGCCCAAACGGTTTGGGTAGTCTTTTCAGATGAAGGTGATACGTATCTCGTAAAGAAACTGGGTGGAAATAGGTTTCGATTGTCTACCTATGATCACAGCGGTGTGGAGGTAGAAACCTATGAAGACGCGTTGGGTAACCTTACTAAAGACCTAGGCCTTACATCGTCAGGCCTTGTTATCGAGCCAGTCCAGAAAACATCAAAATCTGAAACCTCAACCAGCTATGTGCTACGGCACTTTTTGATTCAAAAATCCACAGCCAAGGTTATTATTAGCATATCGCTGGTCATTGCGCTGTTGGGCTTGGCAACCCCTCTCGGGTTTCAGACGTTCACCGATAAAATTCTTCCATATTCCGCTCAAGGATCCTTGCTTGTGGTTGTCGCTCTATTGCTTCTGGCCGCAATCGCTACTAGCGTATTTCAGTGTTTCCGTGATTACCAGGAAAGCATTCTATTTGCAAAGTATCAGAACGGTCTTGGCAAGGAGGTATTCAGTCGACTATTGTCGATGAATGTCCCTTACTTCGATAGCCAGAAAGTCGGCGACTTGACCAAGCTGGTCGATCAAATCGAAGAGGCTTCAAACTTCCTGGTTCGACAATTACTCTCGTCTGTTATATCCATTTTGTCTCTGTTAGTCGTTTTGCCTTTTCTGTTCTTTTATAGTCCAATGCTCTCTTTCATCGTAATTGGCATCGGTCTATTAATGGCTTTGACAGTTGGTGTTTCGCTTAAACCGTTACGTGATCGAGTTCAAAAAGCCTACACCTACGACGCTTCATATCAATCCACTCTAATCGAAATGGTTAAGGGCATGCGCACTATCAAATCCTTAGCAAACGAGTCACACTTCAGGCACAAAATAAATATTTGCCTAGAAACAAACCTCTATGGTGGCTTCCATATCGCACGGCTTGGTCATATAGTTCGAGCCATTGTAAACTTTCAAAGTCAATTAATAACCATCGCGGTTATCTTCTTTGGTGCCCAAGCGGTATTTGCAAGCGAGATGACCATCGGGCAGTTGATCGCCTTTAACATGATGGCTGGCAATGTTGTTTCCCCGCTGATCTCGCTGGTTATGACGGCTAGTGGCTGGGAAACCTTTAAACTCGCTAAAAAGCGCTTGGAGGAACTCCAGCCGCCAGAGCCGATCGCTTTGTCGGTTTCGGGCGATGATCTCGACTTGAATGGCCCCATCGAATTCGAAGATGTCTGGTTTCAATACCCAGTCATCACTTCCGAAGAATTTCAACAACCCAATCAATATGTTCTGAAGGGCATTAACCTGACTATCCAGTCGAACGAGATCATAGGAATCGTGGGAGGCAGTGGCTCCGGTAAATCGACCCTAGTCAATTTGCTGCTTGGTTTTTATAAGCCCACGAGCGGAAAAATCAAGATCAATGGCTACAATATCGACCAAATTCCGCCCGAGGTGCTCAGGGCACGTATCTCCTCCGTTCAGCAAACAAGCTTCCTGTTCAATACGTCGGTACTTGAAAACGTTCATTTAGGTCGACTGAACTCTACCGTGGCCGATATACATCAGGCCCTTGAGGCATCCGGCAGCTCAAGCTTCGTTGATGACATGTCACAAAAGTTTCTGACCCAGTTGAGCGAAGATGGCGGCAACCTTTCCGGTGGTCAGCGCCAACGCCTAGCGATCGCACGTGCTTTGGTTCGTAAAAGCGATATTCTATTGTTCGACGAGGCCACTAGTGCCCTGGACAACCGAACAGAGGAAACTATTAAGGAAACCATCTACCAAGCCTGCCAAGACAAAACCGGCATTATCATTGCTCACCGATTAAATACACTTTCTTATTGTAATCGCATAGTGGTAATGCAAGCTGGCGAAATTGAAGTGGTCGGAACACACCAGGAGTTACTCAAGGGCGAGAACAGTTACCAGGCGATGTGGGATGCCATGCTCAAACGGGATTCAGCGCTAGACCGTCTAGCATTACAAGCCGGTCAGCCCATAACCAATGCCTTAACGCCTGGCTCGGACCGGGAGCTCGGCGATGCGTTATAG
- a CDS encoding toxin-activating lysine-acyltransferase — protein MSSLNRQESTPFAIGFHEALGTMMWLMKHADYHSQWPLWSVDQDVVPALVYGQYKLYFDEHYNPVGFASWAWLDKDSKQQVLANKIPLQVEQWNGGRHLMFGDFIAPWGHAKFILRDLRTQVFPEYKAFSLGRHQDGSIRKVYHWKGSLFTDGVTSEQRSINKKLWAQTG, from the coding sequence ATGAGTTCACTAAACAGGCAAGAATCAACCCCGTTTGCCATCGGATTCCATGAAGCGCTGGGTACAATGATGTGGCTAATGAAGCATGCGGACTACCACAGTCAATGGCCTCTATGGAGTGTAGATCAGGACGTCGTGCCGGCCCTAGTGTATGGGCAATATAAGCTATACTTTGACGAGCATTATAATCCAGTCGGATTCGCATCCTGGGCATGGCTGGACAAAGACTCCAAACAACAGGTACTTGCCAATAAAATACCTTTGCAAGTGGAACAGTGGAACGGTGGTAGGCATTTGATGTTTGGCGATTTTATAGCCCCATGGGGACATGCCAAATTTATTCTGAGAGACTTGCGAACCCAAGTGTTTCCCGAGTACAAAGCGTTCAGTCTTGGCCGACATCAGGATGGTAGCATCCGGAAGGTCTATCACTGGAAGGGCTCTCTCTTTACAGATGGCGTCACAAGTGAACAAAGGAGTATCAACAAAAAACTGTGGGCCCAAACAGGCTGA
- the mnmC gene encoding bifunctional tRNA (5-methylaminomethyl-2-thiouridine)(34)-methyltransferase MnmD/FAD-dependent 5-carboxymethylaminomethyl-2-thiouridine(34) oxidoreductase MnmC, whose protein sequence is MDYADLYFDQDGTPKSATYDDIYYSQGLGHAECHHAFIAPNRLPERFRALRAQQHFTIGETGFGTGLNFMVAWQTFLEHAPADARLTFVSCEKYPIAPAELARSHQHWPELRSLALALQAQYPPPLAGFHLLEFGRVNLLLLLDDAASALAELTAQVDAWFLDGFSPVKNPAMWSPELFDQLHRLSRVDTTLATFSSARVVRDGLLGAGFALEKLSGFGKKRNSFRADFIGRCEPPRITGWPSSELPAPKANAGRHIAIIGAGLAGASTAAELSKRGYRVSVFEQQTGSAQGGSGNSQGAVYAKLSAQPEGTTRFYAQALIRAHSLLAELPDTVPHGTSGLVQLVHNPRELTRLQQLSAAAYIPSELAVAKTAEELTALTGLPLTDPGLWFAQGGWVSPALWVRHLLQSLAEPVHLQCRIVELTAQADGHGWCLTDAQGQTYEADQVVIASAFEANQFVQTAHLRLNTIAGQVTRLAVPETGPTLKAVICTDRYVMPALNGQLTIGSTFRLKSTQTDVRATEHSENIASLRLRVPSLLPDDVTIVGGRAGVRCTSPDYLPLVGPLSNPDALWHQFRISLQRKRTEHEAPAEHLPGLWLNVAHGSKGLCSSPLSARLLAAMIAGEPYPVQQSVADQLNPNRFVVREIVRGKREKG, encoded by the coding sequence ATGGATTACGCCGACCTCTATTTTGACCAAGATGGCACCCCTAAGTCGGCCACCTACGACGACATCTACTATTCCCAAGGCCTGGGCCATGCCGAGTGCCACCATGCTTTTATTGCACCCAATCGCCTGCCCGAACGGTTTCGAGCGCTGCGTGCGCAGCAACACTTCACCATTGGCGAAACCGGCTTCGGCACCGGCCTGAACTTTATGGTTGCCTGGCAAACCTTTCTCGAGCATGCCCCGGCCGATGCTCGGCTGACCTTCGTCAGCTGTGAAAAGTACCCTATCGCGCCCGCCGAACTGGCCCGCAGCCATCAACACTGGCCCGAATTACGGTCCCTGGCATTAGCGTTACAGGCCCAATATCCGCCCCCCTTAGCGGGCTTTCATCTGCTGGAGTTCGGTCGGGTTAATCTGCTACTGCTGTTGGATGATGCCGCGTCGGCGTTGGCTGAGCTTACCGCACAGGTAGACGCCTGGTTTCTCGATGGCTTTTCACCGGTAAAAAATCCGGCCATGTGGTCTCCGGAACTCTTTGATCAACTGCATCGGCTAAGCCGAGTCGACACCACCTTGGCAACCTTTAGCTCGGCGCGGGTTGTCCGCGACGGATTGCTGGGCGCCGGCTTTGCGCTGGAGAAGTTGTCCGGCTTCGGCAAGAAACGCAATTCCTTTCGCGCCGACTTTATCGGTCGCTGCGAACCACCGCGCATTACCGGCTGGCCGAGCTCGGAACTGCCCGCGCCCAAGGCCAATGCCGGTCGCCATATTGCTATTATTGGCGCGGGCTTGGCCGGGGCCAGTACAGCCGCCGAACTGAGCAAACGCGGCTATCGAGTGAGCGTATTTGAACAGCAAACGGGCTCGGCTCAAGGTGGCTCGGGCAACAGCCAGGGCGCGGTCTACGCCAAACTGTCGGCACAGCCGGAAGGCACCACTCGATTCTATGCGCAAGCGTTAATTCGGGCGCACAGCCTGCTGGCCGAACTGCCCGACACGGTCCCACACGGCACCAGTGGTCTGGTCCAGCTGGTGCATAACCCACGCGAATTGACCCGTTTACAGCAGCTCAGTGCTGCGGCCTATATTCCATCGGAACTGGCCGTGGCCAAGACCGCTGAAGAATTGACTGCGCTCACCGGCTTGCCGCTGACCGATCCCGGACTCTGGTTTGCCCAGGGCGGCTGGGTCAGCCCAGCGCTGTGGGTGCGCCACCTGCTGCAATCACTCGCCGAACCGGTTCATTTACAGTGCCGTATAGTCGAATTAACGGCCCAGGCCGACGGCCACGGCTGGTGCTTGACCGACGCCCAGGGCCAGACCTATGAGGCCGATCAGGTGGTCATCGCCAGCGCCTTCGAGGCCAACCAATTTGTCCAGACGGCGCATTTGCGTTTGAATACCATCGCCGGCCAAGTAACCCGACTGGCGGTGCCCGAGACGGGGCCAACATTGAAGGCGGTGATCTGTACCGATCGCTATGTCATGCCGGCGCTGAATGGCCAGCTGACCATCGGCAGTACCTTTCGCCTGAAGTCTACGCAGACCGATGTGCGCGCGACGGAGCACAGTGAAAATATCGCCAGTTTACGGCTACGTGTGCCCAGTTTGTTGCCAGATGATGTCACGATAGTCGGTGGCCGGGCGGGCGTGCGCTGCACCTCGCCAGACTACTTGCCGTTGGTTGGGCCGCTCTCGAACCCCGATGCCTTGTGGCACCAGTTTCGCATCAGTTTGCAGCGTAAACGCACCGAGCACGAAGCCCCAGCCGAGCATTTGCCCGGACTGTGGCTCAATGTTGCGCATGGCTCCAAAGGCCTCTGTTCCAGCCCTCTGAGCGCCCGTCTATTGGCCGCCATGATCGCCGGGGAACCCTATCCGGTGCAGCAGAGCGTTGCCGACCAGCTCAACCCGAATCGTTTTGTGGTGCGCGAGATAGTGCGCGGTAAGCGCGAGAAGGGCTAG
- a CDS encoding cupin-like domain-containing protein, with amino-acid sequence MTQPTIIYCSAAEELAELIRHGFENPEGISGRVLFHICAEELAHPLAIVFTDSELDIRYEWLEQPDATLTLPLATAEHIASNITEVDFRDPEIVGKIHLDGDVGLINHIVKSLLRPSQDTLERFDLAEHLVSDAYNLVEVPRFTNPSELEILESLALGQPMIITHLEMPESHHRWSLQRLVAEYGDVPLRVRSATHKETVAEFIERLTSVDTKSQPIIEGHTKAYTEGCSLPEPMHKDFLPNYFSRDDYIEPQIWLGAVPVNVPASSLHHDPLDGFLYQIMGRKKFVLYPPSQASNLYPMKAYNHYQACWVKPEAPDLERFPDFAQARGIEVVLKPGELLVQPAGWFHAVYCLDSPTFSVSYFLRH; translated from the coding sequence ATGACACAACCAACCATTATATATTGCTCAGCCGCCGAAGAACTTGCTGAACTTATCCGCCATGGCTTCGAAAATCCGGAAGGTATCTCAGGCCGGGTGTTGTTCCATATTTGCGCAGAAGAGCTAGCTCATCCATTGGCCATAGTGTTCACGGATTCCGAACTCGACATCCGATACGAATGGCTTGAGCAACCCGATGCTACCTTGACACTTCCCCTAGCCACGGCCGAACACATCGCCAGTAACATCACCGAGGTAGACTTTCGCGACCCGGAAATCGTTGGCAAGATCCATTTGGATGGTGATGTGGGCCTAATCAATCATATTGTAAAGTCTCTGTTGCGCCCCTCACAAGACACACTTGAACGCTTTGATCTGGCTGAACATTTGGTATCGGATGCCTACAACCTAGTTGAGGTGCCGCGATTTACAAATCCTTCCGAGTTGGAAATACTTGAATCCCTCGCCTTGGGGCAGCCGATGATCATTACCCACTTAGAAATGCCTGAATCCCATCATCGTTGGTCGCTGCAACGGCTAGTCGCTGAATATGGTGATGTCCCATTACGTGTTCGGTCGGCGACTCACAAAGAGACCGTTGCCGAATTCATAGAACGACTGACTTCTGTAGATACCAAAAGCCAGCCAATCATCGAGGGGCATACCAAGGCCTACACAGAAGGCTGTTCCTTACCAGAGCCGATGCACAAAGACTTTCTGCCTAATTACTTCAGTAGGGATGACTATATTGAGCCCCAGATCTGGTTAGGCGCCGTGCCTGTGAATGTGCCTGCTAGTAGCCTCCATCATGATCCCCTCGATGGTTTTCTGTACCAGATTATGGGGCGCAAGAAGTTTGTGCTCTACCCGCCGAGCCAAGCATCTAATCTTTATCCGATGAAAGCGTACAATCACTACCAAGCCTGTTGGGTTAAACCCGAAGCTCCCGATTTGGAGCGTTTTCCTGATTTCGCACAAGCTCGTGGAATAGAAGTCGTTCTAAAGCCGGGTGAATTACTGGTTCAACCTGCTGGGTGGTTTCATGCTGTGTACTGCCTTGATTCACCCACCTTTTCAGTGAGCTATTTTTTAAGACACTAG
- a CDS encoding HlyD family efflux transporter periplasmic adaptor subunit, which translates to MRYSFSEIHTLNLLNDNSEFSKRFKTPGDLKIMILIILLVIVTAVICASFFKVDKIVPAQGVLETRAKLFEVRAPLQGFVKSIHVKEGMYVEPGDTLVTFDTEQMDRELERFEQELMTLSRSVWTDFYQIDDWLEEATQTALRSKLASIPNPVDPMGFRSYLERALGDSLASLDQSFRGIETRYTNLERQIRLLDETIAMEHRDLARFKRLRDQGIESSSKVDQQELRLLELQSNRASLDSDLANTSTEQDKLVVERNKLKDDFILERLVRLQDQLDQFSQAQSRLASKQRERNDMNVRAPFAAIVDEVLARGEHEVMDGGMALLKLRPRFDQEDLQIEIQIPSNYAIWVEPGMEFRASSLGSNPDDHGRLHGTIGFVSESSEVVEGNRIYRMTGTITLLEVNNPETFLRPGLQLRVEIKAGERRLINYLFDPFTKYFRTALSEPS; encoded by the coding sequence ATGCGTTATAGCTTTAGCGAAATACACACCCTGAACTTGCTCAACGATAACTCGGAGTTCAGTAAGCGCTTCAAAACGCCGGGCGACCTCAAGATCATGATACTTATTATACTGTTGGTCATTGTGACTGCGGTAATCTGCGCCTCATTTTTTAAAGTAGATAAAATTGTACCCGCTCAGGGCGTTCTGGAAACCCGGGCCAAACTTTTTGAAGTGCGCGCACCTCTGCAGGGTTTTGTGAAATCTATCCACGTAAAAGAGGGCATGTATGTCGAGCCTGGGGATACTCTGGTTACCTTCGACACGGAACAGATGGATCGAGAACTGGAGCGCTTTGAACAGGAATTGATGACCCTGAGCCGTTCCGTCTGGACGGACTTTTACCAGATTGATGATTGGCTGGAAGAAGCTACTCAGACTGCACTGAGGAGCAAACTAGCCTCAATCCCTAACCCGGTCGACCCGATGGGCTTTCGCAGTTACCTCGAACGGGCTCTAGGTGACTCCCTTGCGTCCTTAGATCAATCCTTCCGTGGCATTGAAACCCGTTATACCAATCTGGAACGTCAGATCCGTTTGCTTGATGAGACTATTGCAATGGAGCATCGCGACTTAGCACGTTTCAAGAGGTTGAGGGACCAGGGCATAGAAAGTAGCAGTAAGGTTGACCAGCAGGAACTTCGGTTACTGGAATTGCAGTCAAACCGGGCAAGTCTGGACTCCGATCTGGCCAATACGAGTACTGAGCAGGACAAACTCGTGGTCGAGCGGAATAAACTGAAGGATGACTTTATTCTTGAGCGCTTGGTGAGGCTTCAGGACCAACTGGATCAGTTTAGCCAGGCTCAAAGTCGTTTGGCTAGTAAGCAGCGAGAACGAAACGATATGAATGTGCGTGCGCCATTCGCAGCCATAGTCGATGAAGTATTGGCTCGGGGCGAGCACGAAGTCATGGACGGCGGCATGGCACTTCTAAAACTCCGCCCTCGTTTTGACCAAGAAGACTTACAAATCGAGATCCAGATTCCTTCCAACTATGCCATCTGGGTAGAACCGGGTATGGAGTTCCGTGCCAGCTCACTCGGAAGTAACCCGGACGACCATGGGCGCCTGCACGGAACTATAGGGTTTGTTTCAGAATCGTCGGAAGTCGTAGAGGGTAATCGGATATACCGTATGACCGGCACGATAACCCTGTTAGAAGTCAATAACCCCGAGACCTTTCTGCGGCCAGGCTTGCAGTTAAGGGTGGAAATAAAAGCCGGTGAACGACGCTTGATCAACTATTTATTCGATCCGTTCACCAAATATTTCCGAACAGCTTTGAGTGAACCCTCCTAA